Proteins encoded within one genomic window of Acinetobacter sp. WCHA55:
- a CDS encoding MFS transporter: MTATTMNVNAVIDQAKFKPFHLTVVLWCLFVVLFDGYDLAINGVALPLLMKEWGMTAVQAGMLASTALAGMMFGAMLFGMLADKIGRKKVIIICVTLFSGFTFAGGFASNPTEFGILRFIAGLGIGGVLPNLVALTSEYAPQKFRSTLVTAMFSGYAMGGIMAALLGVAFTPTFGWKIMFFIAGIPLLFIPILWKFLPESVTFLVKDQQTEKARSIIQRLVPEETVTSDTVLVLNEAKVPDASVVALFKNGRGMGTVLFWCCFFMCLLMVYALGSWLPKLMMAAGYSMGSSLMFLLSLNIGAVIGTAGGGVLADRFHLKPVIISMLTVGAFALVGLGFNSPQPVIYLLVALAGAASIGCSILLYSYVAQYYPLAVRSTGLGWASGIGRVGAIVGPIVIGVLLGMELPHKLNFIAVAIPAVLAAIAVSFIRLNSAEEAVKTQVKVSSSIKASS; this comes from the coding sequence ATGACAGCGACAACAATGAATGTAAATGCTGTAATCGATCAGGCTAAGTTTAAGCCTTTTCATTTAACGGTTGTTTTGTGGTGCTTATTCGTCGTCTTGTTTGACGGCTATGATTTAGCAATTAACGGTGTGGCTTTACCGCTTTTAATGAAAGAGTGGGGTATGACGGCTGTTCAAGCGGGAATGCTAGCCAGTACGGCCTTAGCAGGCATGATGTTTGGTGCAATGCTATTTGGAATGTTGGCTGATAAAATTGGCCGTAAAAAAGTCATTATTATTTGTGTCACCTTGTTCAGTGGGTTCACTTTTGCGGGTGGCTTTGCATCAAACCCGACTGAATTCGGTATTTTACGCTTTATCGCGGGTCTTGGGATTGGTGGTGTATTACCGAATTTGGTCGCTTTAACTTCGGAATATGCGCCGCAGAAGTTTCGTAGTACCTTAGTGACCGCAATGTTTAGTGGCTATGCGATGGGTGGGATTATGGCAGCACTGCTAGGTGTTGCGTTTACACCAACCTTTGGCTGGAAGATCATGTTTTTCATTGCAGGTATTCCATTACTGTTTATTCCGATTTTATGGAAATTCTTACCAGAATCAGTCACTTTTTTAGTGAAAGACCAGCAAACAGAAAAGGCTCGCAGTATTATTCAACGTCTGGTACCTGAAGAGACTGTAACTTCAGATACGGTTCTAGTGCTGAACGAAGCTAAAGTCCCTGATGCATCTGTCGTTGCTTTGTTTAAAAATGGTCGTGGTATGGGTACAGTTCTATTTTGGTGCTGCTTTTTCATGTGCTTATTGATGGTTTATGCCCTAGGCAGCTGGTTACCAAAACTGATGATGGCTGCGGGTTATTCGATGGGCAGCAGTTTAATGTTCCTTCTTTCTTTGAACATTGGCGCGGTGATTGGCACTGCAGGTGGTGGTGTGCTTGCAGATCGTTTCCACTTGAAACCTGTCATTATTAGCATGTTGACTGTCGGGGCATTTGCATTGGTGGGTTTAGGTTTTAATTCTCCACAACCTGTAATTTATTTATTGGTTGCACTTGCAGGAGCCGCTTCAATCGGTTGTAGTATTTTACTATATAGCTATGTGGCGCAATATTATCCATTGGCTGTTCGTTCAACGGGGTTGGGTTGGGCATCGGGGATTGGTCGTGTGGGGGCAATCGTGGGTCCAATCGTCATTGGGGTATTGTTGGGCATGGAATTACCACATAAGTTGAATTTTATTGCTGTGGCGATTCCTGCGGTACTTGCTGCGATAGCAGTTTCTTTTATCCGTTTAAATAGTGCTGAAGAAGCAGTTAAAACTCAGGTGAAAGTTTCGAGTTCAATCAAAGCATCTTCTTAA
- a CDS encoding DUF4256 domain-containing protein, with protein sequence MKQQKELEPEQTERLFNTLEQRFQQHTERHMQVSWASVREQLLQSPEKLYALQQMEISGGEPDVVALPNTQDVYFFDCSIESPKGRRSMCYDREALLSRKDHPPENTVLDWVQAYDLSLMTEKQYYALQQIFNFDLKTSSWVETPAELRQQGGAIFCDQRYGRTFTYHNGAASYYSSRGFRTYIQL encoded by the coding sequence ATTAAGCAGCAGAAAGAACTCGAACCTGAGCAAACTGAACGTTTATTCAATACCTTAGAACAACGGTTTCAACAGCATACTGAACGTCATATGCAAGTTAGTTGGGCCTCTGTCCGAGAACAACTTTTGCAGTCTCCTGAAAAACTATATGCGTTACAACAAATGGAAATAAGTGGTGGTGAGCCCGATGTTGTCGCTTTACCGAATACACAAGATGTGTATTTTTTTGATTGTTCAATTGAGTCCCCAAAAGGGCGACGGAGCATGTGTTATGACCGAGAGGCACTATTGAGTCGTAAAGACCATCCGCCTGAAAATACAGTACTAGATTGGGTACAGGCTTATGACTTAAGCTTAATGACGGAAAAGCAGTATTATGCCTTACAGCAGATTTTTAATTTCGACTTGAAAACATCCAGTTGGGTTGAGACGCCAGCTGAATTACGTCAGCAAGGTGGGGCGATCTTTTGTGATCAGCGTTATGGTCGTACGTTTACCTATCATAATGGCGCTGCTTCGTACTATTCGAGTCGAGGATTTCGGACTTATATTCAGCTTTAA
- a CDS encoding sodium-dependent transporter translates to MSGTRENWTSRSGFIIAAVGSAVGLGNIWRFPYVAYENGGGAFLIPYLLALITAGLPLLFLDYATGHRSSGSPPKAYRALFKGGETLGWWQVCVCIIIGLYYASVLTWAGSYVYFSIGQTWGSDPESFFFNTYLQTSKATGFDLQFVSHLFWPIVGIWALTLIILFGGVKKGVELSNKIFMPLLFVLFSILVVQSLRLPGAAEGLNAFFTPNWSAMMDYKVWLAAYGHTFFSLSVGFGIMVTYASYLKPKTNLTGSGLIVGFANASTEILAGIGIFAALGFMAHAAGKEVQDVVSGGIGLAFIAFPKIISSLGAGADLFGLLFFSSLFVAGISSMVSILEVPIAAMQDKLKWSRKKAVTIIGGGSALVSVILFSSVNAIKLVDIVDHFINNIGIVGGALVSILCITWFKRSALIELRDHVNRISTIQLGKGWAFTLTVITSLVLLTTLSMTLFNLVKNGYDTYSMSLQGLFGWGSVIFCAVIAIVLSKVKDR, encoded by the coding sequence ATGTCAGGAACTCGTGAAAACTGGACATCACGATCTGGTTTTATTATTGCAGCTGTAGGTTCGGCTGTAGGTTTAGGTAATATTTGGCGTTTTCCTTATGTTGCTTATGAAAATGGCGGCGGTGCCTTTCTTATTCCTTATTTATTGGCGTTAATTACCGCTGGTTTACCTCTGTTATTTTTAGATTATGCAACGGGACATCGTAGTTCTGGGTCACCACCTAAAGCCTATCGAGCTTTGTTTAAAGGCGGTGAAACGCTGGGTTGGTGGCAAGTCTGTGTGTGTATCATCATTGGTTTGTACTATGCCAGCGTACTGACGTGGGCGGGAAGTTATGTTTACTTCTCGATTGGCCAGACTTGGGGCAGTGACCCTGAAAGTTTCTTCTTTAACACCTACTTACAAACTTCGAAAGCAACAGGTTTCGATTTACAGTTTGTAAGCCATTTATTTTGGCCAATCGTGGGAATTTGGGCACTGACCTTAATTATCCTTTTTGGTGGAGTTAAAAAAGGTGTTGAATTATCAAATAAGATTTTCATGCCTTTGCTATTCGTTTTATTCAGCATTTTAGTGGTGCAATCACTTCGTTTACCTGGTGCAGCAGAAGGCTTAAATGCATTCTTTACGCCAAACTGGTCTGCGATGATGGACTATAAAGTGTGGTTAGCGGCGTATGGCCATACCTTCTTCTCACTTTCTGTGGGTTTCGGGATTATGGTGACTTATGCATCTTACTTAAAGCCAAAGACCAACTTGACAGGCTCAGGTTTAATCGTTGGTTTTGCCAACGCTTCAACTGAAATTTTGGCGGGTATTGGTATTTTTGCTGCATTAGGCTTTATGGCGCATGCCGCAGGTAAAGAAGTCCAAGATGTGGTAAGTGGTGGTATCGGTCTGGCATTTATTGCTTTCCCGAAAATCATTTCAAGTCTAGGTGCGGGTGCTGATTTATTCGGTCTATTGTTCTTCTCATCATTATTTGTTGCTGGTATTTCTTCCATGGTGAGTATCTTGGAAGTGCCAATTGCAGCGATGCAGGATAAGTTAAAATGGAGCCGTAAAAAAGCAGTGACCATTATTGGTGGTGGTAGTGCTTTAGTTTCAGTTATTCTTTTCTCAAGTGTGAATGCGATTAAATTGGTTGATATTGTCGATCACTTTATTAATAACATTGGCATTGTGGGTGGCGCGCTTGTTTCAATCCTTTGTATTACGTGGTTTAAGCGTTCTGCATTGATTGAGTTGCGTGATCACGTAAACCGTATTTCCACAATTCAACTCGGTAAGGGGTGGGCATTTACCTTGACCGTAATTACTTCACTCGTGTTATTAACGACGCTGAGTATGACGTTATTTAATTTGGTGAAAAATGGTTACGATACCTATAGCATGAGTCTGCAAGGGCTATTTGGTTGGGGCAGTGTGATTTTCTGTGCCGTTATTGCAATCGTACTCAGCAAAGTTAAAGATCGCTAG
- a CDS encoding methionine/alanine import family NSS transporter small subunit, giving the protein MNTSAIVMMVISMLFVWGGLVLSILHLMKNPEELDDVLDDVKDQHTL; this is encoded by the coding sequence ATGAATACTTCAGCAATCGTAATGATGGTGATTTCAATGTTGTTTGTTTGGGGAGGACTTGTGTTGTCTATTCTCCACTTGATGAAAAATCCAGAAGAGCTCGATGATGTTCTTGACGATGTGAAAGACCAGCATACGTTGTAA
- a CDS encoding isopeptide-forming domain-containing fimbrial protein gives MKINKKKFSALSFLFFFSLEAHAFPQPGSYISNVASGDYTDEMGNVLLVNSNPVALEVQKTYSLTLVQNQNQYGVVGGAVNLPHVLTNTGNTADRYTLGLVQSSTDNFDLSNVKVYADRDQNGLPDNTEDLLVGSIELNAGQSLAVVIVGSIPTNVSFNQLSSLDLKAVSQQNTTLSAQVTDTIRVVDDAVISLVKAQSASEGNIGDLITYTLTYRNTGTATRRVVLQDVLDDSLEYVSGSAVWNQNSTALTDANDTEGSANTGIAYQLKPDGKSLEASITAVAPLTSGTLAFKAKVKQGAANKIPNTAGFVQYDMDNTTVKLSSFSNTVIYSLAAVYGVVLNNKSSSAANVGNPNNSPDNLVIQASLKPGQEVFFNNYVWNVGNTTDTYNLSYSSNNLPSCVKVNFYTQDGKTLFTDTNGDGKVDTGSISNAAVKQIQVGVSASTGCTSSVSNINIDVVATSIASSTASDPIRNQITALAAASSSSDLYNADQSGLGVGIVDNAGQPLRTVKVTSGKAVFPLVAKNNSTQANNYNLYASFSAIDVANIALTAKTGFSVKFYEGDASCQTVGKQITNTGTLGAGASKSYCAVIEVDASQQNFTAPIWFAIQSPVNQQADSIKNQIESNVARLLTLTNDQQGQVSVGGTIVYAHTLKNLGNMAEGANAGSQVNLKVVPLKNDGFVYTLYYDANKNGQIDSADQIISATTSLNQLLGSAGLVAQADIQLLLKVQAAPSATEGVVSQADIVVEVSDFNGIHLDNLKNTDVTTVATGHLQLVKTQAANSSCTTTNLAALSYSTQLVSVKPNQCVVYKLTLKNDGSSVVKNVQFNDVVPAYTSLVGTPVIVPSGTNLSSGDKVSALVSSLDPSQEANFYFVIRVNP, from the coding sequence ATGAAAATTAACAAAAAGAAATTTTCTGCTCTGTCATTTTTATTTTTTTTTTCATTAGAAGCACATGCATTTCCACAACCGGGAAGCTATATTTCTAACGTTGCATCTGGGGACTATACCGATGAGATGGGGAATGTTTTATTGGTCAATTCCAATCCTGTGGCATTGGAAGTGCAAAAAACGTACTCACTGACTTTAGTACAAAATCAAAACCAATATGGTGTGGTCGGTGGGGCTGTGAATCTGCCACATGTGTTAACCAATACAGGTAATACTGCTGATCGATATACATTGGGGCTAGTGCAAAGTAGCACGGATAATTTTGATTTAAGTAATGTGAAGGTCTATGCAGACCGCGATCAAAATGGTTTACCAGATAATACTGAAGACTTATTGGTGGGATCAATTGAGCTCAATGCGGGTCAATCTTTAGCAGTCGTGATTGTAGGCAGTATCCCGACCAATGTCTCTTTTAATCAGCTCAGTAGTTTAGATCTCAAAGCTGTAAGCCAGCAAAATACGACACTTTCTGCACAAGTCACAGATACGATTCGCGTTGTAGATGATGCTGTGATTTCTCTCGTTAAAGCGCAAAGTGCAAGTGAAGGTAATATTGGTGACCTGATCACCTATACTTTGACCTATCGGAATACAGGGACAGCAACACGTCGTGTTGTGCTGCAAGATGTATTGGATGATTCTTTAGAATATGTATCTGGGTCAGCAGTTTGGAATCAAAATAGCACAGCACTCACCGATGCAAATGATACAGAAGGATCTGCCAATACAGGAATTGCCTACCAGCTTAAACCTGATGGGAAGAGTCTAGAAGCCAGTATTACAGCTGTTGCACCGCTCACATCAGGCACATTGGCTTTTAAAGCCAAAGTGAAACAAGGTGCTGCCAATAAAATTCCAAACACGGCAGGTTTTGTACAATATGACATGGATAATACCACGGTAAAACTGAGCAGTTTCTCCAATACCGTGATCTACAGTTTGGCTGCTGTCTATGGGGTGGTTTTAAATAATAAATCCAGTTCAGCAGCGAACGTTGGTAACCCGAATAACAGTCCTGATAACTTGGTGATTCAAGCCAGTTTGAAACCAGGGCAAGAAGTTTTCTTTAATAACTATGTTTGGAACGTTGGTAATACCACAGATACTTATAATTTAAGTTATAGCTCAAACAATTTGCCTAGCTGTGTCAAAGTTAATTTTTACACGCAGGATGGAAAAACATTATTTACGGATACCAATGGTGACGGTAAAGTCGATACAGGCTCGATTTCAAATGCTGCGGTAAAACAAATTCAGGTTGGGGTATCAGCCTCTACAGGCTGTACCAGCAGTGTCAGCAATATCAATATTGATGTGGTTGCAACATCCATTGCTTCAAGTACAGCCTCTGACCCGATTCGTAACCAAATTACAGCTTTAGCCGCTGCATCTAGCAGTAGTGATTTATATAATGCTGACCAATCTGGTTTAGGTGTGGGGATTGTGGATAACGCCGGTCAACCATTACGTACAGTTAAAGTTACTTCGGGAAAAGCGGTTTTTCCTTTGGTGGCAAAGAATAATTCAACTCAAGCCAACAACTATAATTTGTATGCATCCTTTAGCGCGATCGATGTAGCCAATATTGCACTTACCGCTAAAACGGGTTTTAGCGTCAAATTTTATGAAGGTGATGCAAGCTGTCAAACGGTGGGTAAGCAAATTACCAATACGGGAACCTTAGGCGCTGGAGCAAGCAAGAGCTATTGTGCGGTGATTGAGGTTGACGCCAGTCAACAGAATTTTACAGCACCGATTTGGTTTGCGATTCAATCACCTGTTAATCAACAAGCGGACTCGATTAAGAACCAAATTGAAAGTAATGTCGCACGTTTACTCACTCTGACCAATGATCAGCAGGGACAGGTAAGTGTGGGCGGCACAATTGTCTATGCACATACTTTAAAGAATTTGGGCAATATGGCAGAAGGCGCAAATGCAGGTTCTCAGGTTAATCTAAAAGTTGTACCACTGAAAAATGATGGCTTTGTCTATACCCTTTATTATGATGCGAATAAAAATGGTCAGATTGATAGTGCAGACCAAATTATTAGCGCAACCACCAGTTTAAATCAGCTTTTGGGTAGTGCAGGTTTAGTGGCTCAGGCTGATATTCAGTTGTTACTCAAAGTTCAAGCAGCACCTTCGGCAACAGAAGGGGTGGTGAGTCAGGCAGATATCGTGGTTGAAGTGTCAGACTTTAACGGCATTCATTTAGATAACTTAAAAAATACAGATGTGACCACGGTTGCAACGGGGCATTTACAGTTAGTTAAAACACAAGCAGCGAATAGTAGCTGTACCACCACTAATTTAGCAGCTCTGAGCTATTCCACCCAATTGGTTTCGGTCAAGCCAAATCAATGTGTGGTGTATAAGCTGACCCTTAAAAATGATGGTAGTTCGGTGGTGAAGAATGTGCAATTTAATGATGTTGTTCCAGCTTATACCAGCCTAGTAGGAACGCCTGTCATTGTTCCGTCAGGTACAAATTTATCTTCTGGTGACAAAGTTTCTGCTTTGGTGAGTAGTTTAGATCCAAGCCAAGAAGCCAATTTCTACTTTGTTATTCGTGTTAACCCTTAA